The Corynebacterium vitaeruminis DSM 20294 genome window below encodes:
- a CDS encoding AbrB family transcriptional regulator: MDWLRNVEKHTAKVWVGVAVTSTLVGLLFDYLGVPAGWILAGILVSATVAVVKSEELHLNRHFFNFCRGFIGVLAGMPLISASLSDIARFILPGIFTSLVTVGIGLGGGLLLAHSQKEISKETGILSMLAGGASVMPFLAKEVGADFRYVALSQYLRLLAVSVSLPLITHLFAPHVDPALTASPYSKTWWSLVLVLLIAAFGERFGRFFKIPTPSVFGPLVLMVIIGLLLPHADYTPPNAVRYMAFMAIGWMCGGGLSVAALKLFAKQLPATVVFILVLIGGCAASAWPLTKWLGISYFEGYLATTPGALDTVLALTSEGASGPVVVTVQLIRLIFVLLLAGYVPALLRLLARRRA; encoded by the coding sequence ATGGACTGGCTGAGAAACGTCGAAAAGCACACCGCCAAGGTTTGGGTCGGCGTTGCCGTGACCTCGACGCTTGTCGGCCTCCTGTTTGATTACCTGGGCGTCCCGGCCGGGTGGATTCTCGCTGGCATCCTCGTCTCCGCGACCGTTGCCGTTGTGAAGTCAGAAGAGCTGCACCTTAACCGGCACTTCTTCAACTTCTGCCGCGGCTTCATCGGCGTCCTCGCAGGCATGCCGCTGATCAGTGCGTCGTTGTCAGATATCGCCCGCTTCATTCTGCCTGGCATCTTCACCTCTCTAGTGACGGTAGGCATAGGCCTCGGCGGCGGCCTCCTGCTCGCGCACTCCCAAAAGGAGATCTCCAAGGAGACAGGCATCCTCTCGATGCTCGCAGGCGGCGCCTCCGTCATGCCTTTCCTCGCCAAAGAGGTCGGCGCGGATTTTCGCTACGTGGCTTTGTCTCAGTACCTTCGGCTGCTAGCCGTCTCCGTTTCTCTGCCGCTCATCACCCACCTCTTCGCCCCTCACGTGGACCCAGCGCTCACCGCCTCGCCTTATTCGAAGACCTGGTGGTCACTGGTGCTCGTGTTGCTCATCGCAGCCTTCGGCGAAAGGTTCGGGCGCTTCTTCAAAATCCCCACCCCATCCGTCTTCGGCCCGCTGGTCCTCATGGTCATCATCGGCTTGCTGCTCCCCCACGCCGACTACACCCCGCCCAACGCCGTGAGGTATATGGCATTCATGGCCATCGGCTGGATGTGTGGTGGCGGCCTTTCCGTCGCCGCACTCAAGCTGTTCGCGAAGCAGCTGCCCGCGACCGTCGTCTTCATCCTCGTCCTCATCGGCGGCTGCGCCGCGAGCGCTTGGCCGCTGACGAAGTGGCTGGGCATCTCTTACTTCGAAGGCTACCTCGCCACCACGCCCGGCGCGCTGGACACCGTCCTCGCACTGACCTCGGAAGGGGCCTCGGGCCCCGTCGTGGTCACTGTGCAGCTCATCCGGCTCATCTTCGTCCTCCTGTTGGCTGGCTACGTGCCTGCCTTGCTCAGGCTGCTGGCTCGTCGGAGGGCGTAA
- a CDS encoding DUF1304 domain-containing protein, which translates to MTAAFTITAALAAALHVFIFYLESFAWTTKARGVFGSSEQEAENTKEMAFNQGFYNLFLALITFAGIALLAAQHAAGIALIAAGTGSMLAAAAVLFATSPDKRQAAAKQGALPLLTLVLLAVAAF; encoded by the coding sequence ATGACCGCAGCCTTCACCATCACCGCCGCGCTTGCAGCGGCACTGCACGTGTTCATCTTCTACCTCGAGTCCTTCGCGTGGACGACCAAGGCGCGCGGGGTCTTCGGCTCCAGCGAGCAGGAGGCCGAAAACACCAAGGAGATGGCGTTCAATCAGGGATTCTACAACCTGTTCCTAGCGCTCATCACCTTCGCCGGCATCGCGCTTCTCGCCGCCCAGCACGCGGCGGGCATCGCGCTCATCGCCGCCGGCACCGGCTCCATGCTGGCAGCCGCGGCCGTCCTCTTCGCCACCTCACCCGATAAGCGTCAGGCGGCAGCCAAGCAGGGCGCGCTCCCGCTACTTACCCTCGTGCTTCTCGCCGTCGCGGCGTTTTAG
- a CDS encoding ROK family protein, with the protein MQKTATAASTPAFARPTTPAAVCMHITRLRQPVTRSTLVELSGKSQPTVTRAVTALIDAKLVRERPDLSTPSGPGRPTIPIELDQSPWVQVGIAVGTKSTYIGAYNTRGQALREQFVEVSPAHMSPSDFVGAIAPHVQALSQATNLPLASIGMATSGHVSREGLVTASNLGWERIDIGSHLRSRFSAPLTITSVITAIAGAEQQLQSPEKTNTVLLFYVDDSNGAAVLTPEGVVRLDVANTDSQTTLGSIAVALAKETTPSTIVLAGSAFANPKDARSVALAIKSSRNRDVELRVIPTHLDNARAAARAVALDRLINDPLGLSKRMESVLENA; encoded by the coding sequence ATGCAAAAGACAGCCACAGCCGCAAGCACCCCCGCCTTCGCGCGACCTACCACGCCAGCGGCCGTGTGCATGCACATCACGCGCCTCCGCCAGCCCGTCACCCGATCCACCCTGGTCGAGCTTTCCGGGAAGTCGCAGCCCACCGTCACCCGCGCCGTTACCGCGCTTATCGACGCCAAACTGGTGCGCGAGCGCCCCGACCTCTCGACACCTTCCGGCCCGGGCCGGCCCACCATCCCCATCGAGCTCGATCAGTCCCCGTGGGTCCAGGTGGGCATCGCGGTGGGCACCAAGTCCACCTACATCGGCGCGTACAACACCCGCGGGCAGGCGCTGCGCGAGCAGTTCGTCGAGGTCTCCCCCGCCCACATGAGCCCCTCGGACTTCGTCGGCGCGATCGCCCCGCACGTACAGGCGCTCTCCCAGGCCACCAACCTGCCGCTGGCCAGCATCGGCATGGCCACCTCCGGCCACGTCTCGCGCGAAGGCCTTGTCACCGCCTCTAACCTCGGGTGGGAACGCATCGACATCGGCTCCCACCTGCGCAGCCGCTTCAGCGCCCCCTTGACCATCACGAGCGTCATCACCGCCATCGCAGGCGCCGAGCAGCAGCTCCAGTCGCCGGAGAAGACCAACACCGTGCTGCTGTTCTACGTCGACGACTCCAACGGTGCCGCGGTCCTCACGCCCGAGGGTGTGGTTCGACTCGACGTGGCCAACACCGACTCCCAGACCACGTTGGGGTCCATCGCGGTGGCGCTGGCCAAGGAGACCACGCCGTCGACCATCGTGCTGGCCGGGTCGGCCTTCGCCAACCCCAAAGACGCGCGCTCGGTAGCCCTCGCCATCAAGTCCTCGCGTAACCGCGACGTCGAGCTGCGCGTCATCCCCACTCACCTAGACAACGCGCGGGCGG
- a CDS encoding HNH endonuclease signature motif containing protein, whose translation MTTSFRMTHDPSPAARFRRQRNLEILDLLLPLVIEGISGGKSIDDIVIAMARQLSQSRQQVRGLVTGLSVLHRLPRCLRAARTHAHLDEFRITTLGTRLKRLTSDELLLVDEHLSAVLTPGVSDQELVQAPALSKRLDKIVDALGLDAKEHVAAVPRASARVDSENNYRFTLCLPQLEGAQLYEQILSVMRKKKVDFARAMLSLLGGEKPPRVHLNLFQDPSGLIYAAGGGWLPPEELSRAKVLSRRVLSEAESTERYGIPERLRALVTGRDGHCRYPGCTVDAGECDVDHVIPFGKGGTTTADNLHLLCRHHHNLKTSGEVQVIMHPNGTDTWTTGDGSQFVTLPKGPWADLMLSTAAITRPPVLAAS comes from the coding sequence ATGACCACCAGTTTCCGCATGACCCACGACCCCAGCCCAGCCGCACGTTTCCGCAGGCAGCGCAACCTCGAGATCCTTGATCTCTTATTGCCGCTGGTCATCGAGGGAATTTCGGGAGGCAAGTCAATCGACGATATCGTCATCGCGATGGCTAGGCAGCTGTCCCAATCCCGGCAGCAGGTTCGCGGTTTGGTAACTGGCCTGAGCGTCTTGCATCGCCTTCCACGATGTCTGCGGGCCGCACGCACCCACGCTCACCTCGATGAATTCCGCATCACGACCTTGGGAACGCGTCTGAAAAGGCTCACCTCCGATGAGCTTTTGCTTGTCGACGAACACCTCTCGGCGGTGCTCACACCGGGTGTAAGCGACCAGGAGCTCGTGCAGGCACCCGCTCTGAGTAAACGGCTAGACAAGATCGTCGACGCGCTTGGTCTTGACGCGAAGGAGCACGTGGCGGCCGTTCCGCGGGCGAGCGCGCGCGTCGATTCCGAGAACAACTATCGATTCACGCTGTGTCTCCCCCAGCTCGAAGGCGCCCAGCTCTACGAGCAGATACTGTCCGTGATGAGAAAGAAGAAGGTGGATTTTGCCCGAGCCATGCTCAGCCTCCTCGGCGGCGAGAAGCCACCCAGGGTCCACCTCAATCTCTTCCAAGACCCCAGCGGGCTTATCTATGCGGCCGGTGGCGGATGGCTGCCTCCGGAGGAGTTATCCCGGGCCAAGGTACTAAGCCGCAGGGTACTGTCCGAAGCCGAGTCCACCGAACGATACGGCATCCCGGAGCGACTGCGCGCCCTCGTCACTGGCCGCGACGGGCACTGCCGTTACCCCGGATGCACGGTGGACGCCGGCGAGTGCGACGTAGACCATGTCATCCCCTTTGGCAAAGGGGGAACGACGACGGCCGATAATCTTCACCTCCTGTGCCGGCACCACCACAACCTCAAGACTTCAGGTGAGGTCCAGGTAATCATGCACCCCAACGGGACCGACACGTGGACGACGGGCGACGGCTCTCAGTTCGTGACCCTGCCCAAGGGGCCATGGGCTGACCTGATGCTTTCGACCGCGGCGATCACCCGGCCACCGGTCCTAGCCGCAAGTTAG
- the hrpB gene encoding ATP-dependent helicase HrpB, with translation MTRELFDLAEIGRGLPVAGHEDELREAIFGEGAPGAVVVQAPPGTGKTTFLPPLLANEVSGKVICVAPRRVAVRAAAHRLHHLAPTVPGVGFTIRGEQTPSSRVEFLTPGVLLRRMLHDPELSGVDAVIVDEVHERQLDTDIVLGMLVELRELRDDLRLVAMSATVESSRFAALIGGDVVTITSPIYPLEVSYAPIAGRAECSRGFLSELARASREAAVASSDSVLVFVPGVREVRIVVEALECDPRLPHGIEVYPLHGSLSSPEQDAALRADSQRIVVATSIAESSITVPGVRTVVDSGLSRVPKRDNLRGMTGLVTISTSQSSVEQRAGRAGREGPGTVVRCYSASDFQHFRAAISPEIASADLTQASLFVSAWGGSFDSFPLLDAPPARTVEQAQATLEQLGAVDEHGLTTIGKKLVALPTDPRLGRALLEAGSQAAPVIASLGEDVRGDVDRELPRLTALPRVRREIARLKKLSTDRGKVATGTVVGLAFPSLIARNMGKDYQLASGTRVLAPDFHAEWIAVADVSLGNIGTPRVRAAAVIDEEQALAILGVKEEVKTSLVDGRVRGTLTKKAGAIVLSSIPCAVGGDVAKQALAKAISEEGLGLFVFSEKAQGLLDRLRLLHEAEGDPWPDVESVDPLLWLGPELDALAQGKAASGIDMYPALQRLLPWPEAARLGELTPERLEVPSGRSVAIDYSGERPVVRVKLQECFGLESSPVICGKPVQFHLLSPAGRPLAVTDDLASFWAGPYHGVRAEMRGRYPKHPWPEDPTTAVATAKTNRRLSK, from the coding sequence CGCCGAGATCGGCCGCGGCCTGCCGGTAGCGGGGCATGAGGATGAGCTCCGCGAGGCCATCTTCGGCGAGGGCGCGCCCGGCGCGGTCGTGGTCCAGGCGCCACCCGGCACCGGCAAGACCACCTTCCTCCCGCCGCTTCTAGCCAACGAGGTCTCGGGCAAAGTCATCTGCGTCGCTCCCCGCAGGGTCGCTGTGCGCGCCGCAGCGCATCGGCTGCACCACCTAGCACCCACGGTGCCGGGGGTTGGATTCACGATTCGCGGCGAGCAGACCCCCTCCTCACGCGTCGAGTTCCTCACCCCTGGCGTGCTCCTTCGCAGGATGCTTCACGATCCCGAGCTCTCCGGAGTCGACGCGGTCATCGTCGACGAGGTCCACGAGCGCCAGCTGGACACCGACATCGTGCTTGGCATGCTGGTCGAGTTGCGCGAGCTTCGCGACGACCTTCGGCTGGTGGCCATGTCGGCGACGGTGGAGTCTTCCCGCTTTGCGGCGCTCATAGGCGGCGACGTGGTCACCATCACCTCGCCCATCTACCCGCTGGAGGTGAGCTACGCCCCGATCGCCGGACGCGCCGAATGCTCCCGGGGCTTCCTCTCGGAGCTCGCTCGTGCTTCGCGGGAGGCGGCGGTCGCTTCCTCGGACTCCGTGCTCGTCTTCGTCCCCGGCGTGCGGGAGGTCCGGATCGTGGTGGAAGCTCTCGAGTGCGACCCGAGGCTTCCACACGGCATTGAGGTCTATCCCCTCCACGGTTCGTTGAGCTCGCCCGAGCAGGACGCAGCTCTGCGGGCGGATTCCCAACGCATCGTCGTGGCCACGTCCATCGCGGAAAGCTCGATCACCGTCCCCGGCGTGCGCACGGTCGTTGACTCGGGACTCTCCCGTGTGCCCAAGCGCGACAACCTGCGCGGCATGACGGGACTCGTGACTATCAGCACGAGTCAGTCCTCGGTGGAACAGCGCGCGGGCCGAGCTGGCCGCGAGGGACCCGGCACGGTGGTCCGTTGCTACTCGGCCTCGGACTTCCAGCACTTCCGCGCCGCCATCTCGCCTGAGATCGCCAGTGCCGACCTCACCCAAGCGAGCCTCTTCGTGAGTGCCTGGGGCGGAAGCTTTGACTCATTCCCGCTGCTTGATGCCCCACCAGCTCGGACTGTGGAGCAGGCTCAGGCGACTCTCGAGCAATTGGGCGCGGTGGACGAGCACGGTCTCACCACCATCGGGAAGAAGCTCGTTGCACTCCCCACGGATCCACGCTTGGGCAGGGCGCTTCTGGAGGCTGGTTCCCAGGCAGCACCGGTCATCGCATCCTTGGGCGAGGATGTCCGTGGCGACGTCGACCGAGAACTACCTCGGCTTACCGCGCTGCCGCGCGTACGCAGGGAGATCGCGCGGCTGAAGAAGCTGTCGACGGACCGCGGAAAGGTCGCGACCGGCACCGTAGTCGGCCTTGCCTTCCCCTCTCTCATTGCGCGCAACATGGGCAAGGACTACCAGCTCGCCAGCGGCACCAGAGTGCTCGCACCCGACTTCCACGCGGAGTGGATCGCGGTCGCCGACGTCTCGCTCGGTAACATCGGCACCCCACGCGTGCGCGCAGCCGCAGTTATCGACGAGGAGCAGGCGCTGGCAATCCTTGGTGTCAAGGAGGAGGTCAAGACCTCGCTCGTCGACGGTCGCGTACGCGGGACGCTCACGAAAAAGGCGGGGGCCATCGTCCTGTCTTCCATTCCCTGCGCCGTAGGCGGCGACGTCGCAAAGCAAGCGCTCGCTAAGGCGATCAGCGAAGAGGGACTCGGCCTTTTCGTCTTCTCTGAGAAGGCTCAGGGCCTTCTCGACCGACTCCGGCTCTTGCACGAGGCCGAGGGCGATCCCTGGCCGGACGTCGAGAGCGTCGATCCCCTGCTTTGGCTCGGACCGGAGCTCGACGCCCTCGCCCAAGGGAAGGCTGCCTCAGGCATCGACATGTACCCCGCCCTCCAGAGGCTCCTTCCGTGGCCGGAGGCCGCACGGCTTGGGGAGCTCACCCCCGAGAGACTCGAGGTCCCGTCGGGGCGAAGCGTCGCCATCGATTATTCGGGCGAGCGCCCAGTTGTCCGAGTCAAGCTGCAGGAGTGCTTCGGCCTCGAGTCCTCGCCGGTTATCTGCGGGAAGCCCGTGCAGTTCCACCTGCTCTCCCCGGCTGGACGGCCGCTGGCTGTCACCGACGACCTCGCTAGCTTCTGGGCGGGTCCGTACCACGGGGTTCGCGCCGAGATGCGCGGCCGCTACCCGAAGCACCCATGGCCGGAGGACCCCACAACCGCGGTGGCGACTGCCAAAACGAACCGTCGATTGTCGAAATAG
- a CDS encoding TSUP family transporter: MGMTSMGILFVGAGVAGWIDAVIGGGGLILIPLIMAVLPSLAPAVALATNKVAAFSGTASATATLLKKVGANKKQAALYVPVALVCSGLGAYFASHINKEVMRPIVIVLLLFAGTFVALRPEFGQNQAKGTVVSPARKLGAIALVACIAMYDGIFGPGTGMFLIMGFTAILAQDFLSSAVLSKVVNSSTNFGALVVFIIGGHVLWKLAIALAVANIIGAQLGARTVIAGGAKLLRIALLTLVVVMSAYLTWQQFAA, from the coding sequence ATGGGAATGACTAGCATGGGGATCCTCTTCGTCGGCGCTGGTGTCGCAGGCTGGATCGATGCGGTAATCGGCGGGGGAGGTCTCATCCTTATCCCGCTCATCATGGCGGTGCTCCCGTCCTTGGCACCGGCTGTCGCGCTGGCCACGAACAAGGTAGCGGCATTTTCTGGAACAGCCTCGGCAACTGCCACCTTGCTGAAGAAGGTAGGGGCAAACAAGAAGCAGGCGGCGCTATACGTTCCGGTCGCACTCGTGTGCTCCGGACTCGGCGCATACTTCGCCTCACACATTAACAAAGAGGTCATGCGGCCGATCGTGATCGTGCTGCTGCTTTTCGCCGGCACGTTCGTCGCGCTGCGGCCGGAGTTCGGTCAAAACCAGGCCAAGGGCACGGTGGTGTCACCGGCACGGAAGCTCGGCGCCATCGCGCTGGTGGCGTGTATCGCCATGTACGACGGCATCTTCGGTCCCGGTACCGGCATGTTCCTCATCATGGGCTTTACCGCGATCCTTGCTCAGGATTTTCTCTCCTCCGCCGTGCTGTCCAAAGTGGTTAACTCCTCGACCAACTTCGGTGCGTTGGTCGTGTTCATCATCGGTGGACATGTCCTATGGAAGCTTGCCATCGCGTTGGCTGTGGCTAACATCATCGGCGCCCAGTTGGGCGCGCGCACCGTCATCGCCGGCGGAGCGAAGCTCCTGCGCATAGCGCTGCTGACTCTGGTCGTGGTGATGAGCGCCTACCTCACATGGCAGCAGTTCGCTGCGTAA
- a CDS encoding TIGR00730 family Rossman fold protein, with the protein MNDTPPVEGLKARPMTAADREIRASALFRNLNRVAPTVTWEEIDGPRWASYVGFDVARGDTGLVLEAAGPGEQPLPVGSIWAGFHKGLGYVSDEVPEVVLNVVPEWQGRGLGGWLLEEVANHGRENGWHGLSLSVENGHPARRLYGRHDFVAQDQNGTMLRKLSPIVRSVAVYCGSAVGERHEFAEAARALGTALAQQGIALVYGGGDVGLMGIVADACLAAGGEVVGVMPRDLVDLEIAHSGLTQLEVTGSMSERKKRMEDLADAYVALPGGMGTLEELFQVLVRQQLGPYTGPVALMNVEGYWSPMLKALRSMSEEGFVPERYLDALVVASTPQELFDGFASWSYPGLKWKR; encoded by the coding sequence ATGAACGACACGCCTCCCGTGGAGGGGCTCAAGGCCCGCCCGATGACCGCCGCCGACCGCGAGATCCGAGCCTCGGCGCTCTTCCGTAACCTCAACCGGGTAGCCCCCACGGTCACGTGGGAGGAGATCGACGGGCCGCGATGGGCCTCCTACGTCGGCTTCGACGTCGCCCGCGGCGACACCGGGCTCGTCCTCGAGGCCGCAGGCCCAGGCGAGCAGCCCCTGCCGGTCGGGTCGATCTGGGCGGGTTTCCACAAGGGGCTGGGCTACGTCAGCGACGAGGTGCCGGAGGTTGTCCTCAACGTCGTGCCCGAGTGGCAGGGCCGTGGGCTCGGCGGCTGGCTCCTCGAGGAGGTTGCCAACCATGGCCGCGAAAACGGCTGGCACGGGCTGTCGCTCAGCGTGGAGAACGGGCACCCGGCACGCCGCCTCTACGGGCGCCACGACTTCGTCGCCCAGGATCAGAACGGCACGATGCTGCGCAAGCTCAGCCCTATCGTCCGCTCGGTGGCCGTGTACTGCGGATCGGCTGTGGGAGAGCGCCACGAATTCGCCGAAGCCGCCCGCGCGCTCGGCACCGCGCTGGCGCAGCAGGGAATTGCGCTGGTCTACGGTGGCGGTGACGTGGGGCTCATGGGGATCGTTGCCGACGCCTGCCTGGCCGCTGGCGGCGAGGTGGTCGGGGTCATGCCGCGCGACCTGGTCGACCTCGAGATCGCCCACAGCGGCCTGACTCAGCTGGAGGTCACCGGTTCGATGAGCGAGCGCAAGAAGCGCATGGAGGACCTCGCCGACGCCTACGTCGCCCTCCCCGGCGGCATGGGCACCCTCGAGGAGCTCTTCCAGGTGCTCGTGCGCCAGCAGCTCGGCCCCTACACTGGACCCGTTGCGCTCATGAACGTCGAGGGCTACTGGTCGCCGATGCTCAAGGCGCTGCGCTCGATGAGCGAGGAAGGATTCGTCCCCGAGCGCTACCTCGACGCGCTGGTCGTGGCGTCCACGCCGCAGGAGCTTTTCGACGGCTTCGCCTCGTGGTCCTATCCCGGCCTGAAATGGAAGCGCTAG
- a CDS encoding MarR family winged helix-turn-helix transcriptional regulator, which yields MTDELQLENHVCFQLYTGSRLMQRMYRPYFDEWGITYAQYLVLVCLWKEDGQTIGQLSDPLDLDSGTLSPLLKRMEVHDLVTREHDPSDFRKVHFSLTRKGKALEAKAKAMRAEIRDQLGLDADDIAALHRIMAKINPSLTPSDEPAA from the coding sequence ATGACCGATGAACTGCAACTCGAGAACCACGTGTGCTTCCAGCTCTATACTGGCTCGCGCCTCATGCAGCGGATGTACCGTCCCTACTTCGACGAGTGGGGAATCACCTACGCGCAGTACCTCGTGCTCGTGTGCCTGTGGAAGGAAGACGGGCAGACCATCGGGCAGCTTTCCGACCCGCTTGACCTCGACTCGGGTACGCTCTCGCCGCTGCTCAAGCGCATGGAGGTCCACGACCTGGTCACCCGCGAGCACGATCCGTCGGACTTCCGCAAGGTGCACTTCTCGCTGACGCGCAAGGGCAAGGCGCTGGAGGCGAAGGCCAAGGCGATGCGGGCGGAGATCCGCGACCAACTGGGGCTGGATGCCGATGACATCGCCGCGCTGCACCGGATCATGGCCAAGATCAACCCCTCGCTTACGCCCTCCGACGAGCCAGCAGCCTGA
- a CDS encoding DUF885 domain-containing protein: protein MTQGSTSPRTPSLLDASCESYILDLAELSPTQATAWGIAGYDGELQDYSPEYFDAVAERTREMIADVDALNDGTDCCDDDDDFDDVDVVTAKVLRDRLCLELSMHHHGEDIRELNNLASPVQDIRDTFLLMPQDTDEDLDAIASRLSKVPAALTGYRESLRLAASLGKVAAERQVDAVVKQCRELAEPGSMLEKLGLDAGHAAVTQAKQAFGEMSEWLGDNLAAQAPRTDGVGRERYQRFSHHFVGVSVDLDEAYAWGLDRLREIVGKQEAIASELYGAGTSVREAMTRLNDEPRYTIHGTAALREWMQETADQVIAQLDGTHFDIPEPVRDIEAMIDPAGTGGIFYTPPSDDFSRKGRMWWSVPKGQETFHTWQELTTVFHEGVPGHHLQCGQAITERENLNLWRRQACWNSGHGEGWALYAEQLMADIGFNDDPGTLMGLYDAQRLRAARVVLDIGVHLGKKTPEGSGCWDATYAKYFLRENTAMDEANLAFELDRYLGWPGQAPSYALGQRLWEELRDDALAQGLDLKQFHARALSYGSIPLSILREQVLA, encoded by the coding sequence ATGACTCAAGGAAGCACGTCCCCACGGACTCCCTCCCTCCTCGACGCCTCGTGCGAGTCCTACATCCTGGACCTCGCCGAGCTCTCGCCGACCCAGGCCACCGCCTGGGGAATCGCAGGTTATGACGGCGAGCTGCAGGACTACTCGCCCGAGTACTTCGACGCGGTCGCCGAGCGCACGCGCGAGATGATCGCCGACGTCGACGCGCTCAACGACGGCACCGACTGCTGCGACGACGATGATGACTTCGACGACGTCGACGTCGTCACAGCGAAGGTGCTTCGCGACCGGCTCTGCCTCGAACTGTCGATGCATCATCACGGCGAGGATATCCGCGAGCTCAACAATCTAGCCTCCCCGGTCCAAGACATCCGCGACACCTTCCTGCTCATGCCGCAGGACACCGATGAGGACCTCGATGCCATCGCCTCGCGGCTGTCGAAGGTGCCCGCGGCGCTCACCGGTTACCGGGAGTCGCTGCGGCTGGCGGCCTCGCTCGGCAAGGTTGCTGCCGAGCGCCAGGTGGATGCCGTGGTCAAGCAGTGCCGCGAGCTCGCCGAGCCAGGGAGCATGCTGGAGAAGCTTGGCCTCGACGCGGGCCATGCCGCGGTGACCCAGGCGAAGCAGGCCTTCGGCGAGATGAGCGAGTGGCTGGGGGACAACCTCGCCGCCCAGGCGCCGCGCACCGACGGGGTAGGCCGCGAGCGCTACCAGCGCTTTAGCCACCACTTCGTCGGAGTGTCGGTCGACCTCGACGAGGCCTACGCCTGGGGATTGGATCGCCTGCGCGAGATCGTCGGAAAGCAGGAAGCGATCGCCAGCGAGCTCTACGGGGCGGGCACGAGCGTGCGGGAGGCGATGACCCGGCTCAACGACGAGCCGCGATACACCATCCACGGCACTGCGGCGCTTCGCGAGTGGATGCAAGAAACCGCCGACCAGGTGATCGCGCAGCTCGACGGCACGCACTTCGACATCCCCGAGCCCGTACGCGACATCGAGGCCATGATCGACCCTGCGGGCACCGGCGGCATCTTCTACACCCCGCCGAGCGACGACTTCTCGCGCAAGGGGCGCATGTGGTGGTCGGTACCGAAGGGGCAGGAGACGTTCCACACGTGGCAGGAGCTTACGACCGTCTTCCACGAGGGCGTGCCCGGCCACCACCTCCAGTGCGGGCAGGCCATCACGGAGCGGGAGAACCTCAACCTGTGGCGTCGACAAGCGTGCTGGAACTCCGGGCACGGTGAAGGCTGGGCGCTCTACGCGGAGCAGCTCATGGCCGACATCGGGTTCAACGACGACCCCGGCACGCTCATGGGGCTGTACGACGCCCAACGGCTGCGCGCCGCGCGGGTCGTGCTCGACATCGGCGTGCACCTGGGCAAGAAGACCCCGGAGGGCTCGGGCTGCTGGGACGCAACCTACGCCAAATACTTCCTGCGGGAGAACACCGCGATGGACGAGGCCAACCTCGCCTTCGAGCTCGATCGCTACCTCGGCTGGCCTGGCCAGGCGCCGAGCTACGCGCTGGGGCAGAGGCTGTGGGAAGAACTCCGCGACGACGCGTTAGCCCAGGGCCTCGACCTCAAGCAGTTCCACGCCCGCGCCCTCAGCTACGGCTCGATCCCGCTGAGCATCCTGCGCGAACAGGTCCTCGCCTAG